DNA sequence from the Streptomyces sp. MST-110588 genome:
TCGTGAGGGTGACTTTGGTGAGTCGTACGGGAGGGGCGGCGGGCACCGCGGCGTGTTCGACGGACGGCGGCGGGGCCGCCCAGGCGGTCGCGGGCGGCGCGGGAGGCACGGCGGCAGGCGGCGCCGGGGGCATGGCGGCGGGTGGCGCGGCGGGCGCCGGAGGCATGGGCGGCGCCGGAGGCACGGCAGGCCCAGGGGGCGCGGGCGGCGCGGCGGGGGCGGCAGGCGCGGACGGCGCGGGAGGTGCGGGGGCCGCAGGAGGCCCGGCGGACACGGGAGGCGTGGCAGCCACGGCCGGCTGCGGCTCCTCGACGCTGATCCCGAAGTCCGTGGCCAGGCCCGCGAGCCCGCTGTCGTACCCCTGCCCCACCGCGCGGAACTTCCACGCGCCCTGCCTGCGGTAGAGCTCGCCCAGGACGAAGGCCGTCTCGGTGGTCGCGTCCTGGCTGTCGAAGCGGGCCAGCTCCGCGCCGCCCGCCGCGTCCAGGACCCGCACACTCAGGCCGGGGACCCGGCCGAAGGAGCCCCCGTCGGCGGAGGCCGCCAGCACCACCTTGTCGACGTCCGCCGCGGCCCGCGCCAGGCCGGCCAGGTCGACGGTCAGGGTGTCGGTCACGCTCTCGCCGGCGGGCCGCTTGCCGTCGTGGCGTACGGCGCCGGAGGCGTGCGCGGGCTGGTTGTAGAAGACGAAGTCCGCGTCGTCACGCACCCGGCCGGACACCAGCAGCAGGGCGGAGGCGTCGACGTCGGGGACGCCCGGACCGGTGCGCCAGCTCAGCTCGACACGTACCGCCGGCGCGGGGACCGGCACATTGCTGCCTTTGAGCATCGACATCGCGGCGCCTTCCTCTCCCGGCCTTCGGGGCTCGATCTGCGGGTCTCATCCTGCGGTTGCCGGCCCACGGCGCCCGGTCCGCAGGTCCCGGCCCGCGGGGTCCGTCCGCGCGCCCGCCCGGGACGGCACCCGGACCGGATGTGGCACCCAACTTACTGGTCTTCTGCCCCGTCGCCGCCCTCACCCTCCTTCGTGCGCCGTGACCGCCCCTCAGCTTCGCGTGGGATTTGGTGTCTTTACATGATTCGAACGGGCGATCGCGACCGATTTTGCCAAGTTCGCTCACATTAGTGATCCGGGACCACACGCAACACGCGAAACAACCTTCTGGCCAGGCTCCCCAACCAGCACATCGTGGGCTTAACTTAAGAGGCATGACCTCCCCCCGCTCTACCTACGGCGGCGGCTACTACGCTTCGCCGTCCTTCCCGGACACCCCGATCTACGACAGCCTCGTCGCGGAACGGGGTACCCCCAGATCGCACCGATCCGGGTCCCCTCCCCTTACGACACCGGCTCGTCGTCGTACATGCCGGCGCTCCCCTCGGCGTTGCCCGCGCTGCCCGCCGCCCCCTCCCAGCCCTCCGCGGGCCAGGGGTACCCGGGGGCCGCCGCGCAGCCCGTCGCGCCCCTCCAGCACACGCCCGCGCCGTACATCCCGCAGCAGGCATCCGGGACGCGCGGCGGCTACCAGGCGCAGCAGCCGCAGCAGTACCAGCAGCAGCGGCCCGCGCCGGGGACCAGCACGGGCTACGAGGCGATGCGGCCGGCCGCGCCGGTCGCCCCGCGCCCCGCCGCGCCGTACGACGATCCGTACGGCCGCCAGCACCCCGGCCGGGGGTACTGACCGGCGGCGGGGGCCGGCGCCCGGCCGGTCAACTGTCGGACGCGCCTGGCAGGATGGGGTCATGTCGAAGCCACTTCTCAGTGCGGTCCACGTGTACCCGGTCAAGTCCCTCGCGGGCTCCGGCCCCGGTGAGGCCGTGGTGGAGCCGTGGGGGCTCGCCGGGGACCGCCGCTGGATGCTGGTCGACGCCGGGCGCCAGCACGTCACGCAACGCCCGCATCCGAAGCTGGCGTTGGTGGCGGCCGAGGAACTGCCGTCCGGCGCGGTCAGGCTGACCGCGCCGGGCATGGAGCCGCTGACGGTCGAGGTGCCCGAGCCCGGCCGGACGGTCCCGGTCGTGGTGTGGCGGGACAAGGTGGAGGCCGTCCCCGCCGGCCGCGCGGCGGCCGAGTGGTTC
Encoded proteins:
- a CDS encoding TerD family protein, with the protein product MSMLKGSNVPVPAPAVRVELSWRTGPGVPDVDASALLLVSGRVRDDADFVFYNQPAHASGAVRHDGKRPAGESVTDTLTVDLAGLARAAADVDKVVLAASADGGSFGRVPGLSVRVLDAAGGAELARFDSQDATTETAFVLGELYRRQGAWKFRAVGQGYDSGLAGLATDFGISVEEPQPAVAATPPVSAGPPAAPAPPAPSAPAAPAAPPAPPGPAVPPAPPMPPAPAAPPAAMPPAPPAAVPPAPPATAWAAPPPSVEHAAVPAAPPVRLTKVTLTKDAPAVSLTKQGGTSGAMRVNLNWHTGNSGKPAQRLGKKLGRKAMEALGARGALLPRSGDLDLDLDLCALYELSDGSGGVVHPIGNSFGSLHTPPFIQLDGDDRTGAVATGENLTINLDHQDRIRRILIFVTIYAGARSFEGLNATVTLQPQHGAPVDFVLDECTVPSNVCALALITNTGSELVVQREARYLVPEPGVSPQRTVDYAYGWGLNWSPASK